In one Sporomusa sphaeroides DSM 2875 genomic region, the following are encoded:
- a CDS encoding IS3 family transposase yields MYDHRSKFAVRELCRVLSISKSSYYNWVKAGCPKPFAKDAVLVAHIQQIERENDHNYGVQKVYEELNGKGVSVGRSRVQRIMHQHGIKAQIKSKYKPQTTKADPNEQAFPNLLNQKFDVTDFNAVWLADLTYVRVGGKWCYLAAVLDLARRKLVGWALGNRPTAELAAKALNMAILRERPPKGLMHHSDMGSQYTSKKYKDILKENGMIGSMSRKGNPYDNAPMESFFHLFKGEHVKKRYFATIGQAAASFKSWFDYYNTKRRHSALGGISPLMYEIRRYSPFNLSA; encoded by the coding sequence TGACCACCGCTCGAAATTTGCTGTTCGAGAATTATGCCGCGTACTATCAATTTCCAAGAGCAGTTATTATAACTGGGTCAAAGCGGGCTGTCCAAAACCTTTTGCAAAAGATGCTGTTTTAGTGGCACATATACAGCAAATTGAACGTGAGAATGATCATAACTATGGCGTTCAGAAGGTGTATGAAGAATTAAACGGAAAAGGAGTTTCCGTAGGCCGCAGCCGGGTGCAGCGTATCATGCATCAACATGGGATCAAAGCTCAGATTAAAAGTAAATATAAGCCACAAACAACTAAAGCCGATCCAAATGAACAGGCGTTTCCCAATCTTCTAAATCAAAAATTCGATGTGACCGATTTTAATGCCGTGTGGCTTGCTGATCTTACTTATGTTAGAGTTGGCGGTAAATGGTGCTATTTGGCGGCTGTATTAGATCTTGCAAGAAGAAAACTAGTAGGCTGGGCATTAGGAAATCGGCCAACGGCAGAATTAGCTGCTAAAGCACTGAATATGGCTATTTTGCGGGAGCGGCCGCCTAAAGGCCTTATGCATCATTCAGACATGGGCAGTCAGTACACCTCTAAAAAATACAAAGACATATTAAAGGAAAACGGCATGATCGGCAGTATGAGCCGCAAAGGTAATCCGTACGACAATGCACCTATGGAATCTTTTTTCCACTTGTTTAAAGGTGAACATGTTAAAAAACGCTATTTTGCCACAATTGGCCAAGCCGCTGCAAGCTTCAAAAGTTGGTTTGATTATTACAATACCAAAAGACGTCATAGTGCATTAGGTGGCATTTCTCCGCTAATGTACGAAATCAGGAGATACTCGCCATTTAACCTGTCCGCGTAG
- a CDS encoding VPA1262 family N-terminal domain-containing protein yields MKRIQIFAVGKKDIFDNVFTLIRSVDEIYQQEVWKQSSGSKSLKLFEAYLTDDRFAVFIDTIETKGEYRIDIGEAPKLIKFGQFRKRPEVFLPHIPASSTGSEWWPGTLNHGFSLKQWYRNGFKVLTANEEALDKLFTFIRSRTGITIEKLQDFLGCMISLSSSFDTQPRICYNPDNGKIVFYLPDGVAPSKRRVVIEAWEGKECCYKQMIDLTEEKDWGAIDISFKPVQLGYELYEKNQDENWVIIAANRNYLMRRIQIDMGLVVGKLNVKKEADEEELDIVVRDNTINIGHEDGEQPWMDAEQTRYKINRGQELRSLGSIFTRFAEKTSKEKLRQNINDHIYINAVKELWIWDPYIDISILSPLLVLGLTNPSLDVRLLLSECSGERLNPADEASSSGNASSTGSGGQIEDILDTMTRCSAIYKKLHTREAGMQRLKETKNFSVRNWFRSGKHAFHDRFIITEKAVWQIGSSLKDLGDYHSTIYRLEGDIADAIRGEFERAWNGNFDPMNPDGMEVFPELHWIKRKAGTVNV; encoded by the coding sequence ATGAAAAGAATACAGATATTCGCTGTTGGCAAGAAAGATATCTTTGACAATGTTTTTACTTTAATAAGGAGTGTTGATGAAATATATCAACAGGAAGTGTGGAAACAGAGTTCAGGTTCAAAGAGCTTGAAGTTGTTTGAAGCATACCTTACTGATGACAGGTTTGCAGTCTTTATTGATACTATTGAGACAAAAGGAGAATACCGTATTGATATTGGTGAGGCGCCAAAGTTAATTAAATTCGGCCAGTTTCGAAAGAGACCAGAGGTATTTTTGCCACATATACCGGCTTCTTCTACAGGAAGCGAATGGTGGCCGGGAACGTTGAACCATGGTTTTTCTTTAAAACAATGGTATCGTAACGGCTTTAAAGTATTGACGGCTAATGAGGAAGCTTTGGACAAGTTGTTTACGTTTATTAGAAGTCGTACAGGCATCACCATTGAAAAGCTCCAAGATTTTTTAGGGTGCATGATTTCTCTGTCCTCTTCTTTTGATACACAACCTAGAATTTGTTATAATCCCGATAACGGTAAAATAGTGTTCTATCTGCCGGATGGTGTGGCGCCAAGTAAACGTAGAGTAGTCATCGAAGCCTGGGAAGGCAAGGAATGTTGTTATAAGCAAATGATTGATCTGACAGAGGAAAAAGACTGGGGAGCTATTGATATATCATTTAAACCGGTGCAACTAGGATATGAACTATATGAGAAAAATCAGGATGAAAACTGGGTAATTATTGCCGCTAATCGGAATTATCTAATGCGAAGAATTCAAATCGACATGGGCCTTGTGGTGGGGAAGTTGAACGTGAAAAAAGAAGCTGACGAGGAAGAACTAGATATCGTTGTGCGCGATAATACTATAAACATAGGACATGAAGACGGGGAACAGCCCTGGATGGACGCAGAACAAACGCGGTATAAAATCAATCGTGGACAGGAACTCAGATCTCTGGGGAGTATATTTACTCGTTTTGCCGAAAAAACCAGCAAAGAAAAACTGCGGCAAAATATTAATGATCATATATATATAAACGCTGTCAAAGAACTGTGGATTTGGGATCCTTATATTGATATATCAATTCTATCTCCATTACTTGTACTAGGTTTAACAAATCCTAGTCTTGACGTAAGGCTATTGTTGAGTGAATGCTCAGGTGAAAGGCTTAACCCTGCAGATGAGGCATCTTCTAGTGGCAATGCTTCTTCAACAGGGAGTGGTGGGCAAATTGAAGACATATTGGACACAATGACACGATGCAGCGCCATTTACAAGAAGCTTCATACGCGAGAGGCAGGGATGCAGAGACTCAAGGAGACGAAAAACTTTAGTGTACGCAACTGGTTTCGTTCAGGTAAACATGCATTCCATGACCGCTTTATCATTACCGAGAAAGCAGTTTGGCAAATCGGCAGTTCACTCAAAGATTTAGGTGATTACCATAGTACAATTTATCGGTTGGAAGGTGATATTGCCGATGCCATTCGTGGTGAGTTTGAAAGGGCTTGGAACGGAAACTTTGATCCGATGAATCCGGATGGGATGGAAGTATTTCCAGAACTGCACTGGATTAAGCGAAAGGCGGGGACGGTGAATGTCTGA
- a CDS encoding SIR2 family protein: MRMTEYGVNVPDDLLKQLEEEQVVLFLGAGISKLAPSNLPDFVKLTKDICKEAGVPFSNKLSLDYNLSKVVKAGYDVHQRVLEKINPPDSKPNEWHENLLRWFGSDNSVRIVTTNFDPHLSTIAKQLGWTVPEYVAPAVPLGDKFQGIVYLHGRVDNKESIVVTGEDFGKAYLNYAWAARFLQAMFAKYTVLFIGYSNRDPLVRYLTSGLSVCANKHYAFTGNDARREWDELDIVPILFEQSGSEKYKAMLYVAKDIAQQYCMSELEHEVRMRDLLTTKKETLLTPQDQDYLLRSLSKVNRQRHFCRYAAGELWFQWAIKHIKEVKLLFDPFTKTEDSSREYIAWIAESCLEKANGLLLQELTKQKLSYGLWYEIGSTICYRGINFSTEQLVTWIYILLRDATLPAHWELLQNMLIDKKVPFSSYLEWAIFSRLVKPMLQFDRSIYIEEGEKERPVHASIVIRSNDPKELCEYWQSVLRNRLPDIHDQVQSLVTTCLTEAYYMLIEQGGWSRELDEVSCHRETIVKKLGDEDFTHIRPMDPLLDAAVDLIQWYAEHHQASLEQLIVGWNDSKIPMLQRLSLYAVSLANWSEDKKCQWLLRKQILHWTVFYRESYQLLGSIFINLSPAIKEEVISTLLQLVYHDPDDGKLNHNRSLRTYYLLKSMAEKHSESKQLTAAVESVKTLLENAGIEYQTTDSDKETVTIDISALLDGNVISALQWYDEIALSDDFFSKNSNKEKFEIAFREKAAKELAWAISIADILWQQDNKNAHYLSRTLLGILGDAELTHEQQELLFKKIQNIVMLEHLGNAVASFLKSRSKRGFDEYAHQVVDELLNCVDYTLSWAIAVPFEKDPSRRWLDAAINHPVSDLTLVLLEVLSAQGKDEKYIVAVTERLSKLLDDNRNIAQITEVICASQAHFLYAMAPDWAITKILPLFDWCKSIEQAERAWDGFLFWGQISRRLIAPLLRHFVISVDFIDQIDAERYCEYLAWLTMSRYIEKPLAAKALGKVILKLNDQQRARYFSCIRLSGIKDKRYSHWVWNNILLPLLDMRSRMIIELTAGELLAMLRWIVEFTDYSAQLIEKIIGFSTDKIKECYQLNRFERVDICEKYPEDAAKLWIWLANSLTTGEFSNGIYGKIAEKLLGDKNISDKSKQQLKEALSRLGLSVT, from the coding sequence ATGAGAATGACAGAGTATGGTGTGAACGTTCCTGATGATTTATTGAAGCAACTGGAAGAAGAGCAGGTAGTGTTGTTTCTTGGAGCTGGGATCTCTAAACTTGCCCCTTCAAATTTACCGGATTTCGTAAAACTAACAAAAGACATTTGTAAAGAAGCCGGTGTGCCTTTTTCAAATAAGCTGTCGCTAGACTACAATTTAAGTAAAGTTGTGAAAGCAGGCTATGATGTACATCAGCGAGTACTTGAGAAAATAAATCCACCAGATTCTAAGCCGAATGAATGGCATGAAAATCTACTTCGTTGGTTTGGAAGCGACAATAGCGTGCGAATTGTTACAACAAATTTTGACCCCCATCTTAGTACTATTGCTAAGCAATTAGGTTGGACAGTACCGGAGTATGTGGCTCCTGCCGTACCTTTAGGAGATAAGTTTCAGGGCATCGTATATTTACATGGCCGGGTTGATAATAAAGAAAGTATCGTTGTGACTGGTGAGGATTTCGGCAAAGCTTATTTGAATTATGCCTGGGCAGCACGATTTCTTCAAGCTATGTTTGCAAAATACACTGTCTTATTCATCGGCTATAGTAATCGCGATCCGTTGGTCCGTTATCTTACCAGCGGGTTATCGGTGTGTGCCAATAAACATTATGCATTTACAGGAAACGATGCTCGCCGCGAATGGGACGAACTGGACATTGTACCCATATTATTTGAGCAATCTGGTAGCGAAAAATATAAAGCCATGTTGTATGTGGCTAAGGATATTGCTCAGCAATATTGCATGAGCGAATTGGAGCATGAAGTCCGCATGCGTGACCTTCTGACAACAAAGAAGGAAACATTACTTACTCCTCAAGACCAGGACTATTTGTTAAGGAGTTTGTCAAAAGTAAATCGTCAAAGACATTTTTGTCGTTACGCTGCGGGTGAATTATGGTTTCAATGGGCAATTAAGCATATTAAAGAAGTTAAATTGTTATTTGATCCTTTTACTAAGACTGAAGATTCCTCTAGAGAATACATTGCATGGATAGCCGAATCATGCCTTGAAAAGGCAAATGGTCTGTTACTGCAGGAACTTACGAAACAAAAACTTAGCTATGGTTTATGGTACGAGATTGGTTCAACCATTTGCTATCGAGGGATAAATTTTTCTACTGAGCAGTTGGTTACCTGGATTTATATATTGCTGCGAGATGCAACACTGCCTGCGCATTGGGAATTGTTGCAGAACATGTTAATAGATAAAAAAGTGCCTTTCTCTAGCTACTTGGAGTGGGCGATTTTTTCTCGGCTAGTCAAACCAATGCTTCAATTTGATAGAAGTATATATATTGAAGAAGGCGAAAAAGAAAGACCGGTGCATGCGTCGATTGTTATCCGGTCAAATGATCCGAAAGAATTGTGTGAGTACTGGCAGAGCGTATTACGGAACCGTTTGCCAGACATTCACGATCAAGTACAGAGCTTAGTTACCACGTGTCTAACGGAAGCTTACTATATGTTGATTGAACAGGGTGGATGGTCGCGTGAGCTCGACGAAGTTTCTTGTCATAGAGAAACCATTGTTAAGAAACTAGGCGATGAAGATTTTACTCATATTAGGCCGATGGACCCACTGCTTGATGCAGCAGTTGACTTGATCCAATGGTATGCTGAGCACCACCAGGCATCCTTAGAACAGTTGATTGTTGGGTGGAATGATTCAAAAATACCGATGTTACAGCGTCTGTCGCTTTATGCAGTTTCCCTAGCCAACTGGAGTGAAGATAAAAAGTGCCAATGGCTACTCCGCAAACAAATATTGCATTGGACTGTTTTCTATAGGGAGTCATATCAATTACTTGGTTCAATTTTTATAAACTTGTCACCGGCAATAAAAGAAGAGGTGATCAGCACCTTATTACAGCTAGTATATCATGATCCGGATGATGGAAAATTAAATCATAATCGCAGCCTACGAACGTATTACTTATTAAAAAGTATGGCAGAGAAACATAGCGAAAGTAAGCAGTTAACTGCAGCAGTAGAGAGCGTTAAAACATTATTAGAAAATGCTGGTATTGAATATCAAACAACAGATTCAGATAAAGAAACAGTAACAATAGATATTTCCGCACTTTTAGACGGCAATGTTATATCGGCTTTACAGTGGTATGATGAAATTGCTCTATCTGATGATTTCTTTAGCAAAAACAGCAATAAGGAAAAGTTTGAAATAGCTTTTAGGGAAAAAGCCGCAAAAGAGTTGGCGTGGGCAATATCTATCGCAGATATTCTTTGGCAGCAAGACAATAAGAATGCCCACTATTTAAGTAGAACCCTATTGGGTATTTTGGGTGATGCAGAGTTAACCCATGAGCAACAGGAGTTATTATTCAAAAAAATACAGAACATTGTAATGCTGGAGCATTTAGGTAATGCAGTTGCTTCATTTCTAAAAAGCAGGTCTAAGAGAGGATTTGATGAGTACGCGCATCAGGTAGTCGATGAACTACTAAATTGTGTTGATTACACATTATCTTGGGCTATAGCTGTTCCGTTTGAGAAAGATCCTTCACGACGCTGGTTAGATGCGGCAATTAATCATCCAGTAAGTGATCTTACCCTGGTGTTATTAGAAGTTCTCAGTGCCCAAGGAAAAGATGAAAAATATATCGTTGCTGTTACAGAACGCTTATCAAAGTTGCTAGACGACAATAGAAACATAGCGCAAATTACAGAAGTGATTTGTGCTAGTCAAGCCCACTTTTTATATGCAATGGCGCCAGACTGGGCAATAACGAAGATATTACCTCTTTTTGATTGGTGTAAATCAATAGAACAGGCGGAGCGTGCATGGGATGGCTTTTTATTTTGGGGGCAAATTTCTCGAAGACTTATCGCCCCGTTGTTGCGGCATTTTGTTATCTCCGTAGATTTCATAGACCAGATTGATGCAGAGCGATATTGTGAGTATTTGGCTTGGCTTACCATGAGCCGGTATATAGAAAAACCATTAGCAGCAAAAGCATTGGGGAAGGTAATACTGAAACTCAATGATCAACAGAGGGCGAGATATTTTAGTTGTATACGTTTATCGGGTATAAAAGATAAGCGTTATAGTCACTGGGTATGGAATAATATATTGTTACCTTTGTTAGATATGCGAAGTCGCATGATCATAGAGTTAACAGCAGGAGAACTCTTAGCAATGCTGCGGTGGATAGTTGAATTTACGGATTATAGTGCTCAGTTAATTGAGAAAATTATTGGCTTTTCAACAGATAAAATTAAAGAATGCTACCAGCTTAATCGTTTTGAAAGAGTTGACATTTGTGAGAAATATCCGGAGGATGCGGCAAAGTTATGGATTTGGTTAGCGAATAGTCTCACAACAGGCGAATTCTCCAATGGTATATATGGCAAAATTGCTGAGAAGTTATTAGGTGATAAAAATATATCGGATAAGTCCAAACAGCAGTTGAAAGAAGCGCTTAGTAGGTTAGGATTATCTGTAACCTGA
- a CDS encoding DUF4209 domain-containing protein, producing the protein MRYKKEDLLKQSIEEIADFLSGIGSIYSYRWVIEPSDILLKVMDNSKMNLMIDREITQLALRKLDEARDFWLKEKNLQLHRWVCSCLVAWNKKLQQPINDLNLEIGLSFELEAEHQQGRVEKTEGVKAGFLQMALRHYLNVGATNKVNELKVKLKKAYLAEQENEFKAVMTPMTIPEEFRQHIERVLTWYRELGNVERILEALTRDPNLIIDVSELYLNIEENFKEFILGARIPTSVIADGRRIAQATEYEEQKELEFKRKYCWRLELQSIFLLMPIFGILKEKGLSADSLLQKYLDWDFYEPKRENLIRTGFERFFAEDYISALHILVPQFEACLRDMFFAINIPTTVIKEGEFQHEQVFGEFLSRPEVEETLGIDIHKYIETVMVAQTGWNIRNNIAHGLASPVIFTLKYAMIILQLFCMLLNFKMVRADLGENS; encoded by the coding sequence TTGCGCTATAAAAAAGAAGATTTGCTTAAACAATCTATCGAAGAAATAGCAGACTTTTTATCTGGAATAGGCTCAATCTATTCCTACCGATGGGTTATTGAGCCTTCAGATATTTTGCTTAAAGTTATGGATAATAGCAAAATGAACTTAATGATTGATAGGGAAATAACACAGTTAGCCTTAAGAAAATTAGATGAAGCGCGTGATTTTTGGTTAAAAGAAAAAAATCTCCAATTGCATCGCTGGGTGTGTTCCTGTTTGGTTGCCTGGAACAAGAAATTACAGCAGCCGATAAATGATCTGAATTTGGAGATTGGTTTGTCGTTTGAACTAGAAGCAGAGCATCAGCAAGGAAGAGTGGAAAAAACAGAAGGTGTCAAAGCTGGTTTTTTGCAAATGGCCCTCCGCCACTATCTCAACGTTGGCGCAACCAACAAAGTCAATGAATTGAAAGTTAAGTTAAAAAAAGCATATTTGGCGGAACAAGAAAATGAATTTAAAGCGGTTATGACACCTATGACTATACCGGAAGAGTTTCGGCAGCATATAGAACGAGTTCTCACTTGGTATCGAGAATTGGGAAATGTAGAGAGAATATTAGAAGCTCTTACACGTGACCCAAATTTAATTATTGATGTCTCTGAGTTATATTTAAATATCGAAGAAAATTTTAAAGAGTTTATATTAGGGGCAAGAATACCTACTTCGGTTATAGCAGATGGTAGGAGGATCGCTCAAGCAACGGAGTATGAGGAGCAGAAAGAACTGGAATTTAAGCGAAAGTACTGCTGGCGCTTAGAATTACAATCCATATTTCTTTTAATGCCGATTTTTGGCATCTTAAAAGAAAAGGGCTTATCTGCGGACTCATTGCTTCAGAAATACCTTGATTGGGATTTTTATGAACCAAAACGAGAAAACCTGATTAGAACCGGTTTTGAAAGATTTTTTGCAGAGGACTATATTAGTGCATTACATATTTTGGTTCCACAATTTGAAGCGTGTTTACGTGATATGTTTTTTGCAATTAATATTCCGACTACGGTTATAAAAGAGGGAGAGTTCCAGCATGAACAGGTCTTTGGGGAATTCTTAAGTCGGCCAGAAGTGGAGGAAACGCTAGGGATTGATATTCACAAGTACATAGAGACTGTCATGGTAGCACAAACCGGTTGGAACATAAGAAATAATATTGCTCACGGATTGGCTTCGCCGGTTATATTTACTCTTAAGTACGCTATGATTATACTTCAGTTGTTCTGTATGCTTTTGAATTTTAAAATGGTTAGAGCTGATTTGGGCGAGAACAGTTAA
- a CDS encoding IS3 family transposase, whose amino-acid sequence MLRKEQQVIYQFIYDHRSKFAVRELCRVLSISKSSYYNWVKAGCPKPFAKDAVLVAHIQQIERENDHNYGVQKVYEELNGKGVSVGRSRVQRIMHQHGIKAQIKSKYKPQTTKADPNEQAFPNLLNQKFDVTDFNAVWLADLTYVRVGGKWCYLAAVLDLARRKLVGWALGNRPTAELAAKALNMAILRERPPKGLMHHSDMGSQYTSKKYKDILKENGMIGSMSRKGNPYDNAPMESFFHLFKGEHVKKRYFATIGQAAASFKSWFDYYNTKRRHSALGGISPLMYEIRRYSPFNLSA is encoded by the coding sequence ATACTTCGCAAAGAACAGCAAGTAATCTATCAATTCATTTATGACCACCGCTCGAAATTTGCTGTTCGAGAATTATGCCGCGTACTATCAATTTCCAAGAGCAGTTATTATAACTGGGTCAAAGCGGGCTGTCCAAAACCTTTTGCAAAAGATGCTGTTTTAGTGGCACATATACAGCAAATTGAACGTGAGAATGATCATAACTATGGCGTTCAGAAGGTGTATGAAGAATTAAACGGAAAAGGAGTTTCCGTAGGCCGCAGCCGGGTGCAGCGTATCATGCATCAACATGGGATCAAAGCTCAGATTAAAAGTAAATATAAGCCACAAACAACTAAAGCCGATCCAAATGAACAGGCGTTTCCCAATCTTCTAAATCAAAAATTCGATGTGACCGATTTTAATGCCGTGTGGCTTGCTGATCTTACTTATGTTAGAGTTGGCGGTAAATGGTGCTATTTGGCGGCTGTATTAGATCTTGCAAGAAGAAAACTAGTAGGCTGGGCATTAGGAAATCGGCCAACGGCAGAATTAGCTGCTAAAGCACTGAATATGGCTATTTTGCGGGAGCGGCCGCCTAAAGGCCTTATGCATCATTCAGACATGGGCAGTCAGTACACCTCTAAAAAATACAAAGACATATTAAAGGAAAACGGCATGATCGGCAGTATGAGCCGCAAAGGTAATCCGTACGACAATGCACCTATGGAATCTTTTTTCCACTTGTTTAAAGGTGAACATGTTAAAAAACGCTATTTTGCCACAATTGGCCAAGCCGCTGCAAGCTTCAAAAGTTGGTTTGATTATTACAATACCAAAAGACGTCATAGTGCATTAGGTGGCATTTCTCCGCTAATGTACGAAATCAGGAGATACTCGCCATTTAACCTGTCCGCGTAG
- a CDS encoding transposase: MKGKRFDSEFKKDIVKLYINGERTCPSLAEELGLHENTIYKWIQQYKENPEQAFPGSGNLKPDADELRKAQRKIKELENEVAILKQAAVYFAKNSK, encoded by the coding sequence ATGAAAGGAAAACGATTTGATTCAGAATTTAAGAAAGATATTGTAAAACTATATATAAATGGAGAGCGCACCTGCCCCAGCTTAGCTGAAGAGTTAGGCCTGCATGAAAATACAATTTATAAATGGATTCAGCAGTATAAAGAAAATCCAGAGCAAGCTTTCCCCGGCTCTGGGAACCTTAAGCCCGATGCTGACGAGCTGCGGAAAGCACAACGTAAAATCAAAGAATTAGAAAATGAGGTAGCCATTTTAAAGCAAGCGGCGGTATACTTCGCAAAGAACAGCAAGTAA
- a CDS encoding SymE family type I addiction module toxin: MSSERESSRILTVYYTYLNQGKDRRLLIRLQGKWLQDLGFSSGAKIEVTESNGGLFIKARRRETGDDSHAGH; the protein is encoded by the coding sequence TTGTCCAGTGAAAGGGAAAGTTCACGCATTCTGACTGTCTACTATACATACCTCAATCAGGGGAAAGACAGGCGGCTTCTTATCCGGCTGCAGGGTAAATGGCTCCAGGACCTTGGTTTTTCAAGCGGGGCAAAGATCGAAGTAACCGAAAGCAATGGCGGTCTGTTCATTAAGGCCCGGCGGCGAGAAACGGGAGACGACAGTCATGCTGGCCATTGA